A genomic region of Spea bombifrons isolate aSpeBom1 chromosome 9, aSpeBom1.2.pri, whole genome shotgun sequence contains the following coding sequences:
- the PPP1R14D gene encoding protein phosphatase 1 regulatory subunit 14D has translation MAAGDNGTPRVTFLAPEGHDEEVIPKKLGRLTVKYNRKELQRRIKLEEWIDAQIQELYQSQEERRDEDAEPEIDIDDLLHLTVEEQRSRLQEILQECTRPTEEFTMELLQRLKGLRKIEELQHK, from the exons ATGGCGGCTGGTGACAATGGTACTCCTAGGGTCACATTCCTGGCCCCTGAGGGTCATGACGAAGAGGTGATACCCAAGAAGCTGGGAAGACTGACAGTGAAATATAATCGCAAAGAACTACAACGCAGAATTAAACTAGAGGAGTGGATTGATGCCCAAATCCAGGAGCTATACCAGAGCCAG GAGGAGCGAAGGGATGAAGATGCTGAACCTGAGATTGATATTGATGATCTTCTACATCTGACTGTTGAAGAGCAGAGATCAAGGCTACAG gAAATTCTTCAAGAGTGTACCCGACCCACAGaa GAATTTACAATGGAGCTTCTGCAGCGTCTGAAAGGATTACGGAAGATAGAAGAATTGCAGCATAAATGA